Part of the Rhizobium sp. N324 genome, TTCGCGCGAACGTACTCATCGTCAGACAATCAGTCAATAATTACTCTGTTAAATTAGATCAGTTCAACCGGAGCAGGGCTGCATTTTTGCAAAGTCACGAGTGAACGCTGATTTGAAGTGATCAAAGGGTTCCGTGCATGTTCGAAAGGGAGCATGCGTCTTGTCCCGCTTTGGGCTGAAAGATCGGCAGACGAAAATTTAGTAGCAACGTGTGAGGCGAGCCGGATGGCGTCGCTTGCCGACGTCGAGCCGGTTCTGAAGGCTATCGACAGCTTCGAGACACCGGTATTGCCAAGTTTAACCGACTACAAACGATGCTAGTGCCAGCCAGGCTTAACAGACAGTACCAACCAGGACGTTAGTCTTCTCGATGATCGAGAGGTCCGACGCAATCCGGTATACAGTTGGCGCGGCGGTCGGTGACTCAATAGCGAGCGTATCCTGGATAGTGAGGCGTTCGATGCCCTGCTTTAGTGACCTGATCGTATTCCCGTGGGCCACCACAAGAACCGATTTCCCTCTCAACAAGGGGGGGAACACTTCGCTTATCAAAAAGGGCAGAACCCTCGCGCTTATGTCCCGTATGCTTTCTCCCCCAGGTGGTGGAGTGCTGTACGAGCGGCGCCAAACCTGGACAACATCCTGGCCCCACCGCTCACGTGCCACGTTCTTGTTGATGCCGGTGAGCTGTCCGTAGTCGCGTTCGTTCAACTCGGTTCTCCTGATTGGCTCCAGCAGATCGCCGTTGGTTTCGTTCAAAATCGCTCTGCAAGTGTCAACTGTGCGCAAGAGGGCAGAGCTAAACGCAATATCGAACGAGATGCCGAGGTTCGCGAGCAGTGAGCCGGCTCGCCTGCTCTCAGACCAGCCCTCCTGTGTGAGCGGAACGTCGCTCGTACCCGAGAACTCCCCGCGCGCGTTCCCTTCGCTTTGGCCATGCCGGACAATCACCAGAGTGGACATTCATAACCCTCCCATCGATTTAGCGAACACGAATATTGTCGCACTATCGGACAATCCGTCAAGTGCGACTATGTGCAAGTGAAAACAAAACGATGCCGAAAAAATAAACGTCGAAGTTTATATTTATTGACAGATTGTCTGATAGCTCATACCAATGCACTCCGCCGTATTGAGGAGAGTCCGGCACGGCTTGGGAAGGCAAGGCTCTCGCCTTAACAGACAATGCCGCCCAGAGCGGCCGGAGGAGGAATTTTCATGAAGAGACGTACATTTCTACAAGCGAGCGGGGCAATTGCTGTAGCCGGCACGTTCGGAATGCCGGGGATTCTTCGCGCCGACGACGCGATCAGTCTCCTACCTGACACTTGGCCCTCCGAAGGCGCCAACCCAATTGTCGACGCGGGTAAGTTCAAGAAGTCAGGCCCGTGGAAGATCGGACACAGCCACTACGGCCTCGCTGGTTCAACGCATACCTACCAGACGGCGTTTGAAGCCGAATATGAAATAAAAAAGAACAAGGATCGGATCGCTGATTACCAGTTCCGGAGCGCTGATCTCAATGCCTCCAAACAAGTTGCCGATATCGAGGATCTGATCGCCCAGAAGGTCGATGCGATCATCATCGCACCGCTAACCACCGGTTCCGCCGTCGAGGGCATCAAGAAGGCAAAGGCTGCTGGCATTCCAACCGTAGTCTATCTCGGACGCGTCGACACCGAGGAGTTTACGGTTCAGGTCCAGGGCGACGACTTCTATTTCGGGCGCGTGATGGCTCAGTTCCTCGTCGACAAGCTTGGCAACAAGGGCAAGGTATGGGTTCTGCGTGGCGTCGCCGGGCATCCCATCGATGCAGATCGTTATGCAGGCGCCATGGAAGTCTTCAGCAAGTCTGGACTTCAGATCACGTCGACCCAGCACGGAAGCTGGTCTTATGAGGACTCAAAGAAGATCGCCGAAAGCCTGTATCTCTCCGACCCCGATGTCGCGGGCATCTGGACCGATGGAGCCAACATGTCTCTTGGCGTTTTGGATGCCTTGCAGGAGGCTGGCGCCTCAACGATCCCGCCAATCACGGGCGAAGCACTTAACGGCTGGATGCGTCGTTGGAATGACGAAAAACTTTCCTCGATCGGTCCGATTTGCCCACCCGCTCTGTCTACTGCCGCGCTACGGGCCGCCTTCGCCTTGCTTGATGGGAAGCCGATTCAGCGTAACTGGACGAACCGCCCCAAGCCGATCACCGACGAGACGCTCTCCCAGTTCTATCGCGCAGATCTCACTGATGCGTACTGGGCGCCGACCGAAATGCCGAACGAAAAGCTCCTTGATTATTTCAAGGCTTGATGAACTACGGGCACGATCACTCGTGCCCGTATCCCTGTCGAAGATGGAAATTCCCATGAGCACGCTTGTCGAGATGGTCGGCATCAACAAATCGTTTGGTTTCACGAAAGTCCTTTCGGACGTTCGCTTTTCCCTGGAACGTGGCTCCGTGCACGCTCTGATGGGGGAAAACGGCGCGGGGAAGTCCACCCTGATGCGTATTCTGGCGGGGGTATATCAGCCGGGCGCAGGAAGTGTTCGGCTCCGCGGGGAGGAAGTCAATTTCCGTTCCCCTAAGGAGGCACGGTTGGCGGGAGTGTCGACGGTGTTTCAGGAGTTTACCCTGATCCCCAATCTCACCGTTGCTGAGAACATGTTCCTGGGCCACGAACCTCGTCGCATTGACGGTTCGATCGATAGCGTCGAGGTAGTGAAACGCGCTCGCGCTTTGCTGGCTGACGTATTTCCACAGCTCGACGCAACCGCGATCGTCGAGACACTGACTGTCGCGCAGCAGCAGGCAGTAGAGATCGCGAAGGGACTTACGTCGAACGCGGACGTATTCATCTTCGACGAGCCAACGGCGGCGTTGAACTCGACCGATGTCGCGCATCTTTTCAAGGTTATCCGCGACCTTAAGGCTCAACATAAGGCTGTCGTCTACATCTCTCATCGCATGAATGAAGTCTTCGAACTATGCGACACCATCACCGTCATGAAAGATGGCGCTTGGGTAAGGACTGCAAGAGCGCAGGACTTCAACTTGCAAACGCTGGTAGCGACAATGGTTGGTCGCGAACTTCAGAACTTCTTTCCGCCGCGCTCGCAGGCCACCGGAGCGGCAATGCTGGAGGTTTCGGACTTGCGCCTCGACGACAGCAGCTCGACAGTCACTTTCGTTGTCAGAAAAGGTGAAATCATCGGGCTGGCAGGGCTCGAAGGACAGGGCCAGCGAGAGATAATGCGTGCCATTGTGGGCGTTGAATCGCCAAAGGCCATCGCCGTGTGGCGTGCCGGCCTCGACAACAGCATGCACGTGGTGAATGTAGGGTCAGGGTTCGCTCGCGCGGTCGCATCAGGAATCGGTTTTATCCCTGAAGACAGGAAGCAGGAAGGGCTGTTCCTGCGCCTGCCTATCTACGACAACATCGCGCTGGGAAAACAGCTCAATCGGAATATGGCAAGCGTTGCGTGGCGATCGGTGTCGAGGGTCCGCGAGGTGATCAAGTCGCTACGAGTTGCGGCCGCCGATCCCAATGCGCCCGTAGGTAAACTCTCGGGCGGGAATCAGCAGAAGGTGCTGCTGGGCCGCTGGTTGCTCTCCGGAGTGGACATCCTCGTTATTGAGGAGCCCACGCGCGGCGTCGACGTCGGTGCAAAGGCAGAGATTTACAGATTGCTGCGGGACTTCAGTGATCGTGGCGGTGCGGTCGTGGTTTCGTCGCGCGAGCACGCTGAGCTTATAGGGCTCTGCGACAGCATTTTGGTCGTTCATGACAGGAAGATCGTCGGGCAGATGTCCGCAGAGGGGGCGACCGAGGAAAGAATCCTCGAGACTGCGCTGGGGGCGAGTGCGTCACCGGATCCCCGTGCTGCGGTGCATTGAGGAGGATAACTTATGAATTCATTTGCCAGTCGCCTGAAGCTCCCTTATCGCGCGGGAGCGATCGGGCTTTCCATTGGAACGCTCCTGGTGATGGTTGTCGCCTCGGTAATATTATTGCCGGACTTCATGGATCCGGAGAATTTGTCTAATCTCCTGGCGCAATCGACGGTGCTCGTCATCTCGGCTCTCGGTCAGACGTTCGTCATTCTCACTGGCGGCCTCGACGTGTCGGTTGGGTCCGTCATCAGTCTAACGACGACGATCATGACGCTTGATCTTCCTGAGATAACCCGCGTGCTTATCTGCATCGCGGTGGCGATGGGGTTCGGAGTAGCGAACGGTTACGGTGTCGCGCGCCTCAATGTACATCCAATCATCATGACGCTGACAACAATGGGCATCGGCCAAGGTATCGCGTTGATCATTTTGCCAATCCCAGGTGGGCGCGTTCCGGAGTGGCTTTCCGGCTCGGTAGCCGGATCCATCGGCCCCGTACCTAACTCATTGTTTTGGTTGATCACGGCATCGCTCTTCGCATCCTGGATTCTCTATCGTCGTCCCTTCGGCCTCTACCTCTTCGCTTCCGGCGGCAATGACTTCAACGCACGGATGAACGGTGTTCCCGTCGAGCGCACCATCATCAAAGCGTATGTTCTTTCCGCTCTATTCGCATGCGCTGCGGGGATGTTTCTTGCAGGTCGCCTTGCATCGGGTGATCCTAAGGGCGGCGCTTCATTCGGGATTGAGTCTGTAACGGCTGCAGCATTGGGTGGGGTCCACCTCGCCGGGGGCATCGGAAGCATTGTGGGAACCGTCGTTGGCGCGGCGATCCTCGGGACAGTGAATAATGTGATGAATCTGGCCAACGTCTCTGCATTTCTTCAGTCGGTCGTCAAGGGTGTGTTGCTTCTCGTACTCGTCGTTTCGCAGCGACGCAAAACAATCGGACTTTGAAAGAGATGGACTTCTCGATGACCACATCAGACTCGAAAACTGAAGCACCATCTCGCTCATTGAGGGGTAAGAGCGCCATTTCGTGGATACTCGGGCTACCGCCCGCATACTATGTGCTCGCAATCCTGGTTGCGGTTGCTCCAGCAGTGAGCGCCACGCTCATAAATCCCAACTACTGGTTTGTAATCCTCAAGCAGTCAGCGCCGCTCGGGATCGCGGTGCTCGCCCAGTCGCTTGTCATGCGGGTGCGATCCATCGATCTCTCTGTCAGCGGTATTTTCGCCTTCGCGATTTATCTGGCCAGCTCGGGCCAGCTCAACAACTATCCACCGCTAATGACCGTCCTCATGCCTGTTGTGATTGGGCTAGCTGTGGGGGGTGTAAACGGAATACTCGTAGCATACGTGCGCGCTTCTGCCGTTATCTCCACACTAAGTGTTTCGGCCATTCTGATTGGGATCGTCCAATACATGAGCGCCGGCCGCGCGCCCGGTTCAACGCCAAGCTGGCTTCGAATACTTACGAGCGGCAATATCCACGGCCTTTCCTATTCCGTGGTCCTGTGGATCGTCATCGCCGCCCTGATTTCTATCGCATTTCGCTTTCTCATCGTCGGGCGTTACTTCAGGGCCGTCGGCGACAATCCGAGGGCGGCGGAAACTACAGGAATTCCGTTGGCACGTACGATTTTTGTCTCGCACACGCTCGCGGGCGCCCTGACAGGCATCGCGGCCCTGGTCCAGGTATCCGCGTTGGCGGTCGGCACCATCAAGCCAGGCTTCGACACCTTCATGAATGCGCTCGCCGCCACGATCCTCGGCGGTGTGACGTTCGGCGTCGACCGGGGCGGCGTCGCCGGGCCGTTCGTTGCCGTCGTTGCCTTCAGCTTCCTGTTCGCGATGCTGACCGTCTTCGGCATCCAGGAGCCGGGCAAGCTTATCGTCCAGGGCGTGATCATTGCATTTGCCGCAATCATCTACGGTGCGCGCGCGGGTCGCGTCTAGTCCGTCGGACCGATCAAGTCATTCCCGTAGCAATTGCGGGAGAACGCAGGAGAATATAATGGTGAAGATCACTGCGGCTGTCGCCGTGAAGCCAAAGAGCCCGCTGGAATTCCGTGAACTCGAACTGGCTGACCCCGAAGGCAACGAGATCCTGGTTCGCACGGTTGCGAGCGGGATCTGCCACACGGACTTGCTGCTTCGCGACGGTATTTTTGGCCCGCCGGCACCGGTGATCCCGGGGCACGAAGGCGTCGGCGTCGTCGAGGCGGTCGGACCGGAAGTTCAGAGCCTCAAAGTGGGTGATCACGTCGCACTGAGCCAGAGCTCATGCGGATTCTGCGCCGACTGCCGCCGTTCTCACCCAATGAACTGCCAAAACTATACCCAGTACAATCTTACGGGGCTTCGTCCGAATGGTAAGAAGGCATTGCTCTGCGATGAAGTTGGCATTGGCAGCAATTTCGTGGGCCAGTCGTCCTTTGCGACGCATATCCTTGCGACTGAAAACAATGCAGCGCTTTTGCCGAAAACAGACCTCGACCTTACCGACGCTGCGCCACTCGGGTGCGGCATGGCAACGGGTGCAGGAACAGTGATAAACGCGATGAAGCCGGAAATAGGGTCGACGATAGCCGTTTTCGGCGCAGGTGCTGTCGGCATGGCCGCCGTGATGGCCGCCAAAGTTCGTCGGTGCAGCAAGATTATCATCATAGATCTGAATCAGCAGAGGCTAGACATGGCCATGGGGCTTGGTGCCACACATGCGATCAACGGCAAAGATCCCGACGTAGTCAACCAGATCCATGCGCTGACGGGCGGCGGTGCCGACTTCGCGATCGACGCAGTTGGCATCATTCCGGTTATTCTGAACTCGATCAAGTGCACCCGTGCCGGCGGGCACGTTGTCTTGCTCGGCCTCGACGCGCTCGGTAACGACATTCCCATCCCCCTCGATCTAATGGTGTTCAATCGCAAGATCCAGGGTGCGATCCTTGGTGATCAGATTCCACAGCTGTTCATTCCGCAGATGATGGATCTTAATCAGGCTGGGCTTTTCCCCTTCCAAAAATTGATCACCAAGTATCCCTTCGAGAAGATCAACGAAGCGATCGCGGACGCCGAAGCCGGGCGAGTGATCAAGCCGGTCGTCGTTTTCAACTAGGAGCCAGCGCAAATGACATCGAAGAAGTCAGAGGAACAGCACCTTGTCGTGGAATTCAAAACCACGTCCCAAAATCGAAACCGCGTAAAAGAACTCCTTCAGGAATTCATTGGACCCGCCCGCGAAGAGTCTGGTTGTCTCTACTACGACCTCTACCAGCGGTCGGACGATCCGAACACTTTCATCATCTTAGACGGCTGGCAGAATGAGGCGGCTGTCGTTGGCCATGGCGAACATCCTAATGTCAAGCGGGTGCTGGAGCCTCTTATTCCACTGTTGGTGAGTCCACCGTCGATTAATGTAAATACCCGTATCAGCGACTGATCGGGCGCAATGGCCATTTCTACGAGGCGCGCGCCCCGAGCGCGCAGGTTTGAGGGAGACGAAATGGATACGCATCGAGTTGTCGTAGTCGGCGGTGGCTTTGCCGGACTCCAGTTAGCGAAGGACCTCAAGTGTCCCGACACTTCCATAACGATCGTCGACAGGCGCAACCATCACCTCTTTCAACCGCTCCTCTACCAAGTTGCCACGACTGTATTGGCAACCTCGGAGATAGCTTGGCCCATCAGAGCATTGTTCAGAGGACGAAAGGATGTATCGACGCTGCTGGGCGAGGTTGTTGGCGTTGATACCGAGGCACGCGTAGTATCGCTCAAGGATGGGAATGCTATTCCCTATGACACGCTCGTTCTCGCGACAGGTGCAAGGCACGCCTATTTTGGCCGGGACGAGTGGGAGCCGTTTGCGCCCGGGCTAAAGGCACTCGAAGACGCGACGACCATCCGGCGGCGGCTTCTTCTCGCGTTTGAGAAGGCCGAATTGGAGGCTGATCCCGAACGGCGGAAGGCAATGCTCACGTTCAGCATAATCGGAGCAGGCCCGACAGGCGTGGAGATGGCTGGGATTATAGCGCAACTGGCCCAACGAACCCTTGTTGAGGAGTTCCGTAGCATCGACACCAGATCGGCGCGCATCCTTCTCATCGAGGCAGGTCCACGTGTCCTACCCGTGTTCCCGGAAGCACTTTCGAGATATGCCGAGCAGTCGCTAATCAAGATGGGCGTCGAAGTGAGAACAGGCATTCCCGTGACGGCATGCAACGAGAACGGCATCGCGATCGGAGATGAGTTCGTTTCAAGCCGGACCGTCATCTGGGCTGCGGGGGTGCAAGCGTCGAACGCCGCCGCCTGGGTCGGTGCTGAAAAGGACAGGGCGGGTAGGGCGGTCGTGCAGCCAGATCTGACTGTTGGCGGTAAGCCCGAGATTTTTATTATTGGAGATACTGCCTCCGTGAAGGCCGCTGATGGAACACCCGTCCCCGGAGTGGCTCCCGCCGCCAAACAGCAAGGCAAATATGTCGCTTCGGTAATTGAAGCACGACGTCTGGGTACACCCACTCCAAGTGCGTTCAGATATAGGCATCTGGGAAACCTGGCTACCATCGGGCCGAATTCGGCTGTTATCGACTTCGGGAAGATCCGGCTCAAGGGCGGAATTGCATGGTGGATTTGGGGGCTTGCCCATATCTACTTCCTGATAGGTACGAGGAGCAGATTGGCAGTTGGACTAAGCTGGCTATGGATCTTTGTTTCCGGCCATCACTCCGCACGTTTGATCACGCAAAAAGAAACCTTAAAGGATGAGGTTTAGTCGCTAGCGCGAGCACGCCCGAGTCTGCTGGGCCGTGAATGGAGACCATCAAAGGCCAGACATTTGGGAATCGGTTGCGAAGCGATGGTTGGCAGCAGGTAACAATTCTGTCGGAGTTCCATATATAACAATGATTGATCTTCGCACTATCAACTTAGGCGACTTCGACTGCGTCGAATTCACGGCGAGGACTGGCCGCGACAAGTCAATTGCCCTGTCCGCCTGTCGTTAGCGATAGGCGGGCCTCATGCTTGAATACCGTTTCGGGAAGGAAGTGATGATGTGGAGAGTTGAGAGTGTCCCCCTCTAAGATTGACCATTTCTCGCTCAAAGGTACCTGCAGCGAGGAACTCGCGGCAGCGCTTTCGAGGCTTTCCCCGCAATCTGAAGCGCATGTACATGGCGATAAGACGATCGCCTACGATGTACATGCGATTACCAATGGTCCGATTGCAGTTATTGCCGCGCACTACGAGGGCGACCTAACGGTCCAGCACCGGGGACCGGCGGAGGCAAACATCATCATGCTTCCACTACATGGGCGATCGGTCGTTACCGTTGACGGCAGACAAATCCCGTCAGAGGGAACGCGGGGCGTTTTCGTGAACAGTATGTCGGCGAGTACGACCCAATTCATTGGGCCCAGGAAACATTTGGGGCTTAGGATCGCCCATGATGAGCTGACGCGCCGTTTGGGATGTCGGCTCAATACGCCAATAAGAGGCAGCCTCGATTTTTCGCCAGAAATCGACCTATCGGTCGGGTTCGGCTCCCTTTTGGTTCAACTGGTACCAGTGCTGTATGCTGGATTACGAGACGGAACCCTCCTTCAATCACCGATAGCACTTCATCACCTCACTGAAACGACGATGGAGCTTTTGATCGAAGCTGCGCAGCATCGCTACTCATCTGAGTTATGCCGCGTTGCTGAATCACCCTTACCCAAGGCCGTTAAGCGGGCGGTCGACTATATGCGTGCCAATATTACTCGGCCGCTATCTCTTGAGGAAATCGCAACGGCTTGTGGCGTAAGCCGACGCACTCTTCAAAGCGGTTTTCGCAACTTTCGGAATACGACCCCTCTGGCATTCCTGCAGCACCTACGGTTGGAATTAGTGCATCAGGAACTGATGACAGGCGAACCTGGCCTCTCGGTCACGCAGGTCGCTCTGAAATGGGGCTTCGTGCATAGAGGCAGATTTTCTGCGGACTATCGCAAGCGCTATGGGGTACTTCCCT contains:
- a CDS encoding 2,3-bisphosphoglycerate-dependent phosphoglycerate mutase, whose amino-acid sequence is MSTLVIVRHGQSEGNARGEFSGTSDVPLTQEGWSESRRAGSLLANLGISFDIAFSSALLRTVDTCRAILNETNGDLLEPIRRTELNERDYGQLTGINKNVARERWGQDVVQVWRRSYSTPPPGGESIRDISARVLPFLISEVFPPLLRGKSVLVVAHGNTIRSLKQGIERLTIQDTLAIESPTAAPTVYRIASDLSIIEKTNVLVGTVC
- a CDS encoding substrate-binding domain-containing protein produces the protein MKRRTFLQASGAIAVAGTFGMPGILRADDAISLLPDTWPSEGANPIVDAGKFKKSGPWKIGHSHYGLAGSTHTYQTAFEAEYEIKKNKDRIADYQFRSADLNASKQVADIEDLIAQKVDAIIIAPLTTGSAVEGIKKAKAAGIPTVVYLGRVDTEEFTVQVQGDDFYFGRVMAQFLVDKLGNKGKVWVLRGVAGHPIDADRYAGAMEVFSKSGLQITSTQHGSWSYEDSKKIAESLYLSDPDVAGIWTDGANMSLGVLDALQEAGASTIPPITGEALNGWMRRWNDEKLSSIGPICPPALSTAALRAAFALLDGKPIQRNWTNRPKPITDETLSQFYRADLTDAYWAPTEMPNEKLLDYFKA
- a CDS encoding sugar ABC transporter ATP-binding protein, whose translation is MSTLVEMVGINKSFGFTKVLSDVRFSLERGSVHALMGENGAGKSTLMRILAGVYQPGAGSVRLRGEEVNFRSPKEARLAGVSTVFQEFTLIPNLTVAENMFLGHEPRRIDGSIDSVEVVKRARALLADVFPQLDATAIVETLTVAQQQAVEIAKGLTSNADVFIFDEPTAALNSTDVAHLFKVIRDLKAQHKAVVYISHRMNEVFELCDTITVMKDGAWVRTARAQDFNLQTLVATMVGRELQNFFPPRSQATGAAMLEVSDLRLDDSSSTVTFVVRKGEIIGLAGLEGQGQREIMRAIVGVESPKAIAVWRAGLDNSMHVVNVGSGFARAVASGIGFIPEDRKQEGLFLRLPIYDNIALGKQLNRNMASVAWRSVSRVREVIKSLRVAAADPNAPVGKLSGGNQQKVLLGRWLLSGVDILVIEEPTRGVDVGAKAEIYRLLRDFSDRGGAVVVSSREHAELIGLCDSILVVHDRKIVGQMSAEGATEERILETALGASASPDPRAAVH
- a CDS encoding ABC transporter permease produces the protein MNSFASRLKLPYRAGAIGLSIGTLLVMVVASVILLPDFMDPENLSNLLAQSTVLVISALGQTFVILTGGLDVSVGSVISLTTTIMTLDLPEITRVLICIAVAMGFGVANGYGVARLNVHPIIMTLTTMGIGQGIALIILPIPGGRVPEWLSGSVAGSIGPVPNSLFWLITASLFASWILYRRPFGLYLFASGGNDFNARMNGVPVERTIIKAYVLSALFACAAGMFLAGRLASGDPKGGASFGIESVTAAALGGVHLAGGIGSIVGTVVGAAILGTVNNVMNLANVSAFLQSVVKGVLLLVLVVSQRRKTIGL
- a CDS encoding ABC transporter permease translates to MDFSMTTSDSKTEAPSRSLRGKSAISWILGLPPAYYVLAILVAVAPAVSATLINPNYWFVILKQSAPLGIAVLAQSLVMRVRSIDLSVSGIFAFAIYLASSGQLNNYPPLMTVLMPVVIGLAVGGVNGILVAYVRASAVISTLSVSAILIGIVQYMSAGRAPGSTPSWLRILTSGNIHGLSYSVVLWIVIAALISIAFRFLIVGRYFRAVGDNPRAAETTGIPLARTIFVSHTLAGALTGIAALVQVSALAVGTIKPGFDTFMNALAATILGGVTFGVDRGGVAGPFVAVVAFSFLFAMLTVFGIQEPGKLIVQGVIIAFAAIIYGARAGRV
- a CDS encoding NAD(P)-dependent alcohol dehydrogenase; its protein translation is MVKITAAVAVKPKSPLEFRELELADPEGNEILVRTVASGICHTDLLLRDGIFGPPAPVIPGHEGVGVVEAVGPEVQSLKVGDHVALSQSSCGFCADCRRSHPMNCQNYTQYNLTGLRPNGKKALLCDEVGIGSNFVGQSSFATHILATENNAALLPKTDLDLTDAAPLGCGMATGAGTVINAMKPEIGSTIAVFGAGAVGMAAVMAAKVRRCSKIIIIDLNQQRLDMAMGLGATHAINGKDPDVVNQIHALTGGGADFAIDAVGIIPVILNSIKCTRAGGHVVLLGLDALGNDIPIPLDLMVFNRKIQGAILGDQIPQLFIPQMMDLNQAGLFPFQKLITKYPFEKINEAIADAEAGRVIKPVVVFN
- a CDS encoding putative quinol monooxygenase yields the protein MTSKKSEEQHLVVEFKTTSQNRNRVKELLQEFIGPAREESGCLYYDLYQRSDDPNTFIILDGWQNEAAVVGHGEHPNVKRVLEPLIPLLVSPPSINVNTRISD
- a CDS encoding NAD(P)/FAD-dependent oxidoreductase, translated to MDTHRVVVVGGGFAGLQLAKDLKCPDTSITIVDRRNHHLFQPLLYQVATTVLATSEIAWPIRALFRGRKDVSTLLGEVVGVDTEARVVSLKDGNAIPYDTLVLATGARHAYFGRDEWEPFAPGLKALEDATTIRRRLLLAFEKAELEADPERRKAMLTFSIIGAGPTGVEMAGIIAQLAQRTLVEEFRSIDTRSARILLIEAGPRVLPVFPEALSRYAEQSLIKMGVEVRTGIPVTACNENGIAIGDEFVSSRTVIWAAGVQASNAAAWVGAEKDRAGRAVVQPDLTVGGKPEIFIIGDTASVKAADGTPVPGVAPAAKQQGKYVASVIEARRLGTPTPSAFRYRHLGNLATIGPNSAVIDFGKIRLKGGIAWWIWGLAHIYFLIGTRSRLAVGLSWLWIFVSGHHSARLITQKETLKDEV
- a CDS encoding helix-turn-helix transcriptional regulator, with product MSPSKIDHFSLKGTCSEELAAALSRLSPQSEAHVHGDKTIAYDVHAITNGPIAVIAAHYEGDLTVQHRGPAEANIIMLPLHGRSVVTVDGRQIPSEGTRGVFVNSMSASTTQFIGPRKHLGLRIAHDELTRRLGCRLNTPIRGSLDFSPEIDLSVGFGSLLVQLVPVLYAGLRDGTLLQSPIALHHLTETTMELLIEAAQHRYSSELCRVAESPLPKAVKRAVDYMRANITRPLSLEEIATACGVSRRTLQSGFRNFRNTTPLAFLQHLRLELVHQELMTGEPGLSVTQVALKWGFVHRGRFSADYRKRYGVLPSETLRIS